The Seleniivibrio woodruffii genome contains a region encoding:
- the sucD gene encoding succinate--CoA ligase subunit alpha, whose amino-acid sequence MSILVNNRTKVVVQGLSGSQGRFHAARMKEYGTNIVAGVVPGKGGTEIDGTPVFDTMMEAVRKTGCNASIVYVPPAFAADAVMEAVDANLDLCVCITEGIPVKDMLKVKRMMKTGTSRTMLVGPNCPGVITPGECKMGIMPGEIHTPGTVGIISKSGTLTYEAVKQVSDYGFGQSTCIGIGGDPIIGLKYIDLLEMFEYDAQTECVVLIGEIGGQAEVKAGEWIKQNFSKPVVSFIAGQTAPKGKRMGHAGAIISGGDDTAAAKMEALQKCGVHVVHSPADIGRKVAEVLGR is encoded by the coding sequence ATGAGCATACTGGTAAACAACAGAACAAAAGTGGTCGTTCAGGGTCTCTCCGGCTCACAGGGAAGATTCCATGCGGCCAGAATGAAAGAATACGGAACCAACATTGTTGCGGGGGTTGTCCCCGGTAAGGGCGGTACTGAGATAGACGGAACTCCGGTGTTCGACACAATGATGGAGGCCGTCAGAAAAACAGGATGCAACGCATCGATAGTCTATGTTCCGCCGGCATTTGCGGCAGACGCTGTCATGGAGGCTGTGGACGCTAACCTCGACCTCTGCGTGTGCATCACCGAGGGCATTCCCGTAAAGGATATGCTCAAGGTTAAAAGAATGATGAAGACGGGAACATCCCGCACTATGCTTGTAGGTCCGAACTGCCCTGGAGTCATTACTCCGGGAGAGTGCAAAATGGGCATCATGCCGGGCGAGATACACACCCCCGGAACTGTAGGAATCATCAGCAAGTCAGGAACACTGACATATGAAGCTGTCAAGCAGGTAAGCGATTACGGGTTCGGCCAGTCCACATGCATAGGCATAGGCGGCGACCCCATAATAGGGCTGAAATATATAGATTTGCTTGAGATGTTTGAATATGACGCACAGACAGAATGCGTCGTTCTCATCGGCGAGATAGGCGGTCAGGCGGAAGTTAAGGCGGGGGAATGGATCAAACAGAATTTTTCCAAACCCGTGGTCAGCTTCATAGCCGGACAGACTGCGCCGAAGGGTAAAAGAATGGGACACGCAGGAGCTATCATCTCCGGAGGCGACGACACAGCCGCAGCCAAGATGGAAGCTTTGCAGAAATGCGGAGTGCATGTGGTTCATTCCCCAGCGGACATCGGCAGAAAAGTTGCCGAGGTTCTGGGTAGATAA
- a CDS encoding NADP-dependent isocitrate dehydrogenase, giving the protein MSKQLIIWTEIDEAPALATYSLLPIVQQFVKNADVSVETRDISLSGRILANFPEKLKNDQKVEDYLTQLGELTQKPEANIIKLPNISASIPQLKEAIAELRSKGYDVPEYPEEPKTEEEKEIKARYAKVLGSAVNPVLREGNSDRRAAASVKKFGQKKPHRMMKQWPVPSKTRVAHMKDGDFYGNETAVTVDAPTKVKFEFVGKDGSVQVLKDKLSLQAGEILDSTHMDVAKLRAFYAETIEAAKKDSVLFSLHLKATMMKVSDPVMFGHCVEVYYKTVFEKYAAEFKQIGVNTSNGLGDVYAKLAKLPADKKAEIEAAIMAVYEVQPELAMVDSAKGITNLHVPNDVIIDASMPVVVRDGGQMWGRDDKLHDCICTIPDRCYATIYQAIIEDCQKNGAFDPATMGSVSNVGLMAQKAEEYGSHDKTFFAPADGVIRIVDEAGKTLLSQDVKTGDIFRACQVKDAPIQDWVKLAVNRAKASGSPAIFWLDARRAHDAELIKKVEKYLKDHDTTGLDISIKTPVDAIKVSCERARKGLDTISVTGNVLRDYLTDLFPILELGTSAKMLSIVPLMQGGGLFETGAGGSAPKHVSQFLKEGHLRWDSLGEFCALVPSLEHIAATFKNEKAQLYADALDAAIGKHLENGKAPSRKAGEIDNRGSHFYLALYWAEALASQTKCKETAAKFAPIAKALADNEAAITAEIAAAEGKPTDVGGYYRPDAAKAFAAMRPSATLNKIIDSI; this is encoded by the coding sequence ATGTCAAAGCAACTCATCATCTGGACCGAAATTGATGAAGCACCTGCACTGGCGACTTACTCACTGCTCCCCATCGTTCAGCAGTTTGTAAAGAACGCAGATGTTTCAGTTGAAACAAGAGACATCTCTCTTTCAGGAAGGATTCTTGCAAACTTTCCCGAAAAACTTAAAAACGACCAGAAGGTTGAAGACTACCTGACTCAGCTGGGCGAGCTGACTCAGAAACCTGAAGCAAACATAATCAAACTTCCTAACATCTCAGCTTCAATCCCCCAGCTTAAAGAGGCAATCGCCGAACTCCGCTCAAAGGGCTACGATGTTCCCGAATATCCCGAAGAGCCTAAAACCGAAGAAGAAAAAGAGATCAAAGCAAGATATGCAAAAGTTCTGGGTTCAGCTGTTAACCCCGTTCTGCGTGAGGGTAACTCCGACAGAAGGGCGGCTGCATCCGTTAAAAAATTCGGACAGAAAAAACCCCACAGAATGATGAAGCAGTGGCCCGTGCCCTCTAAGACACGTGTTGCTCACATGAAAGACGGCGATTTCTACGGCAACGAAACAGCTGTTACAGTCGACGCTCCCACAAAAGTCAAGTTCGAGTTCGTGGGCAAAGACGGTTCCGTTCAGGTTCTGAAAGACAAACTGTCTCTTCAGGCAGGCGAAATACTCGACTCCACACACATGGACGTTGCAAAACTCCGTGCTTTCTACGCAGAGACCATCGAAGCCGCCAAGAAAGACAGCGTGCTCTTCTCTCTGCACCTTAAAGCTACAATGATGAAAGTGTCCGACCCCGTAATGTTCGGCCACTGCGTTGAAGTATACTACAAGACCGTATTTGAGAAATATGCGGCTGAATTCAAGCAGATAGGCGTTAACACCAGCAACGGTCTGGGCGACGTTTACGCAAAACTTGCAAAACTTCCCGCTGACAAAAAAGCTGAGATCGAAGCGGCCATTATGGCTGTTTATGAAGTTCAGCCCGAGCTTGCAATGGTTGATTCCGCAAAAGGCATCACCAACCTGCACGTTCCCAACGATGTGATCATCGACGCATCCATGCCTGTTGTCGTTCGTGACGGCGGCCAGATGTGGGGACGTGACGACAAGCTTCACGACTGCATATGCACAATCCCCGACAGATGCTATGCAACCATCTATCAGGCTATCATCGAAGACTGTCAGAAAAACGGCGCATTCGACCCCGCAACAATGGGTTCAGTGTCCAACGTAGGTCTGATGGCTCAGAAGGCCGAAGAGTACGGCTCACACGATAAAACTTTCTTCGCTCCCGCCGACGGCGTTATCCGCATAGTTGACGAAGCAGGAAAGACACTCCTTTCTCAGGACGTTAAGACCGGAGACATCTTCAGAGCATGTCAGGTAAAAGACGCTCCCATTCAGGACTGGGTGAAACTTGCCGTTAACAGAGCAAAAGCTTCCGGCTCTCCCGCCATCTTCTGGCTGGATGCAAGAAGAGCTCACGACGCAGAGCTTATCAAAAAAGTAGAGAAATATCTGAAAGATCATGACACTACAGGTCTTGACATAAGCATCAAAACTCCTGTAGATGCTATAAAAGTTTCTTGCGAGAGAGCAAGAAAGGGACTGGATACAATCTCTGTTACAGGTAACGTTCTCAGAGACTACCTGACAGACCTGTTCCCCATCCTTGAGCTTGGAACTTCTGCAAAAATGCTGTCAATCGTTCCCCTGATGCAGGGCGGCGGTCTTTTCGAGACAGGTGCGGGCGGTTCCGCTCCCAAGCACGTTTCCCAGTTCCTGAAAGAGGGTCACCTCCGCTGGGATTCTCTGGGTGAGTTCTGTGCGCTTGTTCCCTCTCTGGAGCACATAGCAGCCACTTTCAAAAACGAGAAGGCACAGCTTTATGCCGACGCTCTGGATGCCGCAATCGGCAAACACCTTGAGAACGGCAAAGCACCTTCAAGAAAGGCAGGCGAGATCGACAACAGAGGCAGCCACTTCTATCTTGCTCTTTACTGGGCAGAGGCTCTGGCTTCTCAGACAAAATGCAAAGAGACAGCTGCCAAGTTTGCACCCATCGCAAAAGCTCTGGCAGACAACGAAGCTGCAATTACGGCTGAAATAGCTGCGGCTGAGGGCAAACCCACAGACGTAGGCGGCTACTACAGACCCGATGCGGCTAAAGCGTTTGCAGCAATGAGACCCAGCGCAACGCTGAACAAGATCATCGACTCTATATAA
- a CDS encoding 2-oxoacid:acceptor oxidoreductase subunit alpha, whose product MAKQVKFLQGNEAVCEGALYAGCRFYAGYPITPSTEVAEILAAKLPKVGGRFIQMEDELAAMAATLGGSIAGKKSLTATSGPGMSLKMENLGYGYLTEIPCVIVNVMRGGPSTGLPTGPGQSDVMQARWGTHGDHPCIALTPSTVQEQLNETVRAFNLAEKFRMPVLLLTDEIIGHMREAVEIPEPGELEVIDRKRPTCDPKDYLPYKPEADGVAPMADFGSGYRYHITGLNHLPDGFPSNDGKLAQADEIRQQKKVDDHYDEIVHVEELLCDDAEILIFAFGSTARSAKEAVQLARAEGIKVGLFRPLTIWPFPDKHLAKYRGKVKRVIVPEMNLGQTALEVERVMRGMPEVEGIFQIDSEPINPITILNKIKGGK is encoded by the coding sequence GTGGCTAAACAAGTAAAGTTCCTTCAGGGGAATGAAGCTGTATGTGAAGGTGCTCTTTACGCCGGATGTCGTTTTTACGCCGGCTATCCTATCACGCCTTCCACTGAAGTCGCAGAAATACTTGCTGCGAAGCTGCCCAAAGTGGGCGGAAGATTTATCCAAATGGAAGACGAGCTGGCTGCTATGGCAGCGACTCTTGGCGGCTCTATTGCCGGAAAAAAATCACTTACCGCAACATCCGGCCCCGGTATGTCTCTCAAAATGGAGAACCTCGGATACGGTTATCTGACCGAAATTCCCTGCGTTATCGTTAACGTTATGAGAGGCGGCCCTTCAACAGGTCTGCCCACAGGTCCCGGACAGTCTGACGTTATGCAGGCTCGTTGGGGAACACACGGAGACCACCCCTGTATCGCTCTGACTCCTTCAACAGTTCAGGAGCAGCTCAACGAAACAGTGAGAGCGTTTAACCTCGCTGAAAAATTCCGTATGCCCGTTCTTCTGCTGACAGATGAGATCATCGGTCACATGAGAGAGGCAGTTGAGATACCCGAACCCGGCGAACTTGAGGTCATCGACCGCAAGCGTCCCACTTGCGACCCTAAAGACTATCTGCCCTACAAACCCGAAGCTGACGGCGTAGCTCCTATGGCCGATTTCGGTTCAGGCTACCGCTATCACATAACCGGTCTTAACCACCTTCCCGACGGTTTCCCCTCAAACGACGGTAAACTGGCTCAGGCTGACGAGATCCGCCAGCAGAAGAAAGTGGACGACCACTACGACGAAATAGTTCATGTGGAAGAGCTTCTGTGTGACGATGCTGAGATACTTATCTTTGCATTCGGCTCAACTGCCCGTTCCGCAAAAGAAGCAGTTCAGCTTGCAAGAGCGGAAGGCATCAAGGTAGGTCTTTTCAGACCCCTTACAATCTGGCCCTTCCCCGATAAACACCTTGCCAAATACAGAGGCAAAGTGAAGAGAGTGATCGTGCCTGAGATGAACCTCGGCCAGACCGCTCTGGAAGTTGAGAGAGTGATGAGAGGCATGCCCGAAGTCGAAGGAATATTCCAGATCGACTCCGAGCCGATCAACCCCATTACAATCCTCAACAAAATCAAAGGGGGCAAATAA
- a CDS encoding 4Fe-4S dicluster domain-containing protein, whose product MAKAEKIEIYVNLCKGCEICVELCPVDALEMKDFKAAVKDLDKCIACMQCELRCPDFAIEVYKK is encoded by the coding sequence ATGGCTAAGGCAGAAAAAATTGAAATTTACGTCAATCTCTGCAAGGGTTGCGAGATTTGCGTAGAACTTTGCCCTGTTGACGCCCTTGAAATGAAAGATTTCAAGGCCGCCGTAAAAGATCTCGACAAATGTATCGCCTGCATGCAGTGCGAGTTAAGATGTCCTGATTTTGCTATCGAAGTTTATAAGAAATAA
- the mdh gene encoding malate dehydrogenase, which translates to MCTKFSRPKIALVGGGNIGGVLSQLAALKELGDVVMFDIVEDLPQGKQLDIVEASRVDGFDVMLTGSNDYACLEGADIVIVTAGLPRKPGMSRDDLLTTNANIIKVVAENIGKYCPEAHVIVISNPLDAMVTLLQEVSGLPAERVYGQAGVLDSSRFATFIAWELGVSVKDVNAMVLGGHGDTMVPLVRYANVNGVPVMEQLVKKYGSEAKAQEVMTAMVERTKAAGGEVVALLKKGSAFYSPASSAIQMAEAVLRDQKRVLAVCAKLSGQYGVNGYYVGVPVVLGKGGVERIIEVDLNAEEQKMFDVSVNSVKGLVEDLKRLSFLK; encoded by the coding sequence ATGTGCACTAAATTCTCCAGACCTAAAATCGCTCTTGTGGGCGGCGGTAACATCGGCGGGGTACTTTCCCAGCTGGCAGCTCTTAAAGAGCTTGGCGATGTTGTAATGTTCGACATCGTTGAAGACCTGCCCCAGGGCAAACAGCTTGACATAGTTGAGGCTTCAAGAGTTGACGGCTTTGATGTTATGCTGACAGGTTCTAACGACTACGCATGTCTTGAAGGCGCCGACATAGTTATAGTTACAGCCGGACTTCCCAGAAAACCCGGCATGAGCAGAGACGACCTGCTCACTACAAACGCAAACATCATCAAAGTTGTTGCTGAGAACATCGGCAAATATTGCCCCGAAGCTCATGTAATCGTTATCTCCAACCCGCTGGATGCAATGGTTACACTTCTTCAGGAAGTTTCCGGACTTCCCGCTGAGAGAGTTTACGGTCAGGCAGGCGTTCTTGACTCTTCAAGATTCGCAACTTTCATCGCATGGGAACTCGGCGTGTCTGTTAAAGACGTTAACGCAATGGTTCTCGGCGGCCACGGCGACACTATGGTTCCCCTTGTTCGCTATGCAAACGTGAACGGCGTTCCGGTTATGGAGCAGCTCGTTAAGAAATACGGCAGCGAAGCAAAAGCTCAGGAAGTTATGACTGCAATGGTTGAGCGCACAAAAGCGGCAGGCGGCGAAGTTGTTGCTCTGCTTAAGAAAGGCTCTGCATTCTACTCTCCCGCTTCTTCAGCTATCCAGATGGCTGAGGCTGTTCTTCGCGACCAGAAAAGAGTTCTTGCAGTATGCGCAAAACTCAGCGGCCAGTACGGCGTTAACGGCTACTATGTAGGCGTTCCCGTTGTTCTCGGCAAAGGCGGCGTTGAGAGAATCATCGAAGTTGACCTGAATGCTGAAGAGCAGAAAATGTTCGACGTTTCTGTAAACTCAGTTAAAGGCCTCGTTGAAGACCTTAAGAGACTTAGCTTCCTTAAGTAA
- the sucC gene encoding ADP-forming succinate--CoA ligase subunit beta, translating to MYLHEFQAKGLLRSYGVPVPDGGVASTASDALRVAKALKGEKWVIKAQVHAGGRGKAGGVKVVSVYGDVYDESTKMLGMKLVTKQTGEEGKIVRRILVEKATDIKQEIYLSFLVDRDSEQHMIIASSEGGVEIEEVAKNNPTAIFKEHISPVLGMSQFTGRKLAKKIGLPSNLLNKFADVAEKLYQCFVHHDAMMLEINPLVVTGEGEIVCLDAKMTVDDNALYRHPKIEEMKDYGELEPQEVRASIFDLSYVSMDGNIGCMVNGAGLAMATMDIIKSFGGEPANFLDVGGGADVNKVREAFKIILTDPKVKVIFVNIFGGIVRCDLIAEGVLKAADEVPSDRHIVVRLDGTHVAEGRKILEDGAATKGISIVTGDTMADAAQKAVELAKSEPHKRQAKK from the coding sequence ATGTATTTGCATGAATTTCAAGCAAAGGGTCTTTTAAGATCCTACGGTGTTCCCGTTCCTGACGGCGGAGTGGCCTCAACGGCCAGCGACGCTCTCAGGGTGGCAAAGGCGCTGAAAGGCGAAAAATGGGTGATCAAGGCTCAGGTTCACGCAGGCGGCAGGGGAAAGGCCGGCGGTGTGAAAGTGGTCAGCGTTTACGGCGACGTTTACGACGAATCCACCAAAATGCTCGGTATGAAACTTGTCACCAAGCAGACGGGTGAGGAAGGAAAGATTGTCCGCAGGATACTGGTAGAGAAGGCTACGGATATCAAGCAGGAGATATACCTCAGTTTTCTCGTGGACAGAGACTCCGAACAGCACATGATAATCGCAAGTTCGGAGGGAGGAGTGGAGATCGAGGAGGTTGCGAAGAACAACCCCACGGCGATCTTTAAGGAACACATCAGCCCCGTGCTCGGCATGAGCCAGTTTACGGGACGCAAGCTGGCGAAGAAGATAGGACTTCCGTCCAATCTGCTGAACAAGTTTGCCGATGTGGCAGAGAAGCTCTATCAGTGTTTTGTGCACCACGACGCCATGATGCTTGAGATCAACCCGCTGGTTGTAACAGGCGAAGGCGAGATAGTGTGTCTGGACGCAAAGATGACAGTTGACGACAACGCTCTTTACAGACACCCGAAGATAGAAGAGATGAAGGACTACGGCGAGCTTGAACCTCAGGAGGTTCGGGCGTCCATATTCGACCTGTCATACGTCAGCATGGACGGCAACATAGGCTGCATGGTAAACGGAGCGGGTCTGGCGATGGCCACAATGGACATCATAAAGTCCTTCGGCGGCGAGCCTGCAAACTTCCTCGACGTAGGCGGCGGCGCAGACGTTAACAAGGTGCGGGAAGCGTTCAAGATCATTCTCACCGACCCCAAGGTCAAGGTGATATTTGTAAATATATTCGGCGGCATAGTCCGCTGTGACCTCATAGCCGAGGGTGTTCTGAAAGCGGCGGATGAGGTTCCGAGCGACAGACACATAGTTGTCAGGCTGGACGGAACCCATGTTGCGGAAGGCAGAAAGATCCTCGAAGACGGAGCGGCAACCAAAGGGATCAGCATCGTAACAGGCGATACGATGGCCGATGCGGCTCAGAAGGCTGTTGAGCTGGCCAAGAGCGAGCCTCACAAACGTCAGGCTAAGAAGTAG
- the acnB gene encoding bifunctional aconitate hydratase 2/2-methylisocitrate dehydratase encodes MMQDYLKQVEDRAKQGIPALPLTPEFTAEVCKLLEQPSATKELVDLIENRVAPGVDPASEVKANWLAKVAKGETKSPLIDKKRAVFLLGTMLGGYNVKPLVDLLTDAELGADAAEALKKTILVYGAFDEVVALSKSNANAMAVLKAWADAEWFTSRPELRKEYKVKIYKVAGEINTDDFSPAKHAWSRPDIPLHALAMGETRFPEGNALMEQFKAEGFEVAFVGDVVGTGSSRKSACNSVMWRIGSDIPFVPNKKNGGTIIGNVIAPIFFNTTQDSGGLPIACNVDSLNTGDVVVINTEKGEIKDESGKVLSTFAIKPATLKDEYRAGGRLNLIIGRQLTAKARAALGLGESTVFTIAENPVAKPGQGYTLAQKIIGKACGLPGVLPGAACEPLMTTVGSQDTTGPMTRDEIKELACLEFLSPMFMQSFCHTAAYPKAADVKMHKSLPDFVSARKGVALRPGDGVIHSWLNRLLLPDTLGTGGDSHTRFPMGLSLPAGSGLVAFAGALGFMPLDVPESVLVKFKGKLNPGITLRDVVNAIPYWAIKQGLLTVPKKNKVNVFNGRILEMEGLPDLTVEQAFELTDATAERSAAGGTIKLSEASVAAYIKSNIALMKKMIKAGYQDANTLQKRIDDCEAWLKKPVLLERDANAEYAAVIEIDLADIKEPILACPNDPDDVKLLSEVAGTKIDETFIGSCMTNIGHFRAAGKIWEGAPYSKTRLWLTPPTLMDEMVLKEEGYYSIFSAVGARLEVPGCSLCMGNQGRVVPGSTVLSTSTRNFPDRIGDGSNVFLGSAELTAIAGMLGEIPSVEKYFEYMSTKVAPKASEIYRYLEFDKMGDFELSYVESVAF; translated from the coding sequence ATGATGCAGGATTACCTGAAACAGGTTGAAGACAGGGCAAAACAGGGAATTCCCGCTCTGCCTTTGACACCCGAATTTACTGCGGAAGTCTGCAAGCTCCTCGAGCAGCCCTCTGCCACAAAAGAACTCGTAGACCTTATTGAAAACAGAGTCGCCCCCGGTGTTGACCCTGCATCGGAAGTTAAGGCGAACTGGCTTGCAAAAGTTGCCAAAGGCGAAACAAAATCCCCCCTTATCGATAAAAAAAGAGCAGTATTCCTTCTGGGCACAATGCTCGGCGGATACAACGTTAAGCCCCTTGTTGATCTGCTGACGGATGCCGAACTGGGTGCCGACGCCGCTGAAGCCCTTAAAAAGACAATTCTTGTTTACGGCGCATTCGATGAGGTTGTGGCTCTTTCAAAATCCAACGCAAACGCTATGGCCGTTCTTAAGGCATGGGCTGATGCCGAGTGGTTCACATCCAGACCCGAACTTCGCAAAGAATACAAAGTTAAGATCTATAAAGTGGCAGGCGAGATAAACACTGACGACTTCTCACCCGCCAAACACGCATGGAGCCGCCCCGATATACCTCTTCACGCACTTGCAATGGGCGAAACAAGATTCCCCGAAGGCAATGCGCTGATGGAGCAGTTCAAAGCTGAAGGCTTTGAAGTTGCTTTTGTGGGCGACGTTGTGGGTACGGGTTCTTCCAGAAAATCCGCCTGCAACTCAGTAATGTGGAGAATCGGTTCCGATATCCCGTTTGTTCCCAACAAAAAGAATGGCGGAACCATCATAGGTAACGTTATCGCTCCCATCTTCTTCAACACAACTCAGGACTCCGGCGGTCTGCCCATCGCATGCAACGTTGACTCCCTCAACACCGGCGACGTGGTTGTTATAAACACTGAAAAAGGCGAAATAAAAGACGAATCAGGCAAAGTGCTCTCAACTTTCGCAATCAAACCCGCAACTCTGAAAGACGAGTACAGAGCGGGCGGACGTCTTAACCTCATCATCGGCCGTCAGCTTACTGCTAAGGCAAGAGCGGCTCTCGGTCTTGGCGAGTCCACAGTGTTCACAATTGCCGAGAACCCCGTTGCGAAACCCGGTCAGGGATACACTCTGGCTCAGAAGATAATCGGCAAGGCCTGTGGCCTTCCCGGCGTTCTTCCCGGTGCGGCTTGCGAACCCTTAATGACAACTGTCGGTTCTCAGGACACCACAGGCCCCATGACAAGAGACGAGATAAAAGAGCTTGCCTGTCTTGAGTTCCTCTCTCCCATGTTCATGCAGTCGTTCTGCCACACTGCGGCTTACCCCAAGGCGGCAGACGTTAAAATGCATAAATCCCTTCCCGATTTCGTTTCAGCCAGAAAGGGTGTTGCCCTCCGCCCCGGCGACGGCGTTATCCACTCATGGCTGAACAGACTCCTGCTCCCCGACACACTGGGAACAGGTGGCGACTCGCACACCAGATTCCCCATGGGTCTTTCTCTGCCCGCAGGTTCAGGTCTGGTCGCTTTCGCTGGCGCTCTGGGCTTCATGCCTCTGGATGTTCCGGAATCAGTCCTTGTTAAGTTCAAGGGTAAACTGAACCCCGGCATCACACTCAGAGACGTTGTGAACGCCATCCCCTACTGGGCTATCAAACAGGGACTGCTTACAGTTCCCAAAAAGAATAAAGTGAACGTGTTCAACGGCCGCATCCTTGAGATGGAAGGTCTTCCCGATCTTACCGTTGAGCAGGCGTTCGAGCTTACCGATGCAACTGCAGAGCGTTCTGCCGCAGGCGGTACTATAAAACTTTCAGAGGCCTCTGTTGCGGCTTACATCAAGTCAAACATAGCTCTGATGAAAAAGATGATAAAGGCCGGCTATCAGGATGCCAACACTCTGCAGAAGCGTATCGACGACTGCGAGGCATGGCTGAAAAAACCCGTTCTTCTGGAAAGAGATGCCAACGCTGAATATGCGGCTGTCATCGAGATCGACCTTGCGGACATCAAGGAACCCATCCTTGCATGCCCCAACGACCCCGACGATGTCAAACTCCTTTCCGAAGTTGCAGGAACCAAGATAGACGAGACCTTCATCGGTTCATGCATGACAAACATCGGTCACTTCCGTGCGGCAGGCAAAATATGGGAAGGTGCTCCCTACTCAAAAACACGCCTGTGGCTGACTCCTCCCACTCTGATGGACGAAATGGTTCTTAAAGAGGAAGGATACTACAGCATCTTCTCCGCTGTGGGCGCAAGACTGGAAGTTCCCGGCTGTTCACTCTGCATGGGTAACCAGGGACGTGTTGTTCCCGGCTCGACAGTGCTTTCAACCTCAACCCGTAACTTCCCCGACAGGATCGGCGACGGTTCAAACGTGTTCCTCGGTTCCGCCGAGCTCACGGCCATTGCTGGTATGTTGGGCGAAATTCCCTCTGTTGAGAAATACTTCGAATATATGAGCACCAAGGTTGCTCCCAAGGCTTCCGAGATATACAGATATCTTGAGTTCGACAAAATGGGCGACTTTGAACTTTCATATGTTGAATCAGTAGCGTTCTAA
- a CDS encoding Fic family protein translates to MEKFMENKLEIMTYKSGKFVFSADYDRLVIDPLVAEVRTLADFMMDLRVFPVSYRLDEELIIRSIMSTAAIEGNPLTEEEVGEVLNGGEITNIYQREIFNLKSCYEFLVNWENKDFLITEDLCKLFHQYITKDIPHEYNLPGYYRKEKVKVGDKSHGGIYVPPRCFDDIKMLMSAFIEWFQKLPSDIHVFVKAFLLHYYFAKIHPFSDGNGRTARILEGFYLANNGYGFFLKELSNYYYRQVDEYYAAFSNSHKADDASQFILFCLNIMKTALYERKEQAIEFAKRFAMRDFLDFAYKKKMLKERQFNLLNVLLDIERESEFSKEQLFVTSYFKVIYGKLSDRTVANDLNYLVSQNLLIKDGDKYRINLNYLKPAI, encoded by the coding sequence ATGGAAAAATTTATGGAAAATAAATTGGAAATAATGACTTATAAATCCGGAAAATTTGTTTTTTCTGCCGATTACGACAGGTTGGTTATTGATCCGCTTGTGGCAGAGGTTCGGACTCTTGCTGATTTCATGATGGATCTGCGTGTATTTCCTGTTTCTTACAGGCTTGATGAAGAGTTGATAATCCGTTCAATAATGAGTACAGCCGCTATAGAGGGTAATCCACTTACGGAAGAAGAGGTTGGTGAGGTTTTAAATGGTGGCGAGATTACTAATATTTATCAGCGTGAAATTTTCAATCTGAAATCTTGTTATGAGTTTTTGGTTAATTGGGAAAACAAAGATTTTTTAATAACAGAAGATTTGTGCAAATTGTTCCATCAATATATTACCAAAGATATTCCGCATGAATACAACCTTCCGGGGTACTATCGAAAAGAAAAAGTCAAGGTTGGCGACAAATCTCATGGTGGTATTTATGTTCCGCCTAGGTGTTTTGATGACATAAAAATGTTGATGTCTGCTTTTATCGAATGGTTTCAAAAATTACCGAGTGACATTCATGTCTTTGTTAAGGCGTTCTTGCTGCATTACTATTTTGCAAAAATACATCCTTTTAGTGACGGTAATGGTCGTACGGCAAGGATTCTTGAGGGGTTCTATCTTGCCAATAATGGTTATGGGTTCTTTTTGAAAGAGTTGTCTAATTACTATTATAGGCAAGTTGATGAGTACTATGCCGCTTTTTCAAATTCTCATAAGGCAGATGATGCATCACAGTTTATATTGTTCTGTTTAAATATCATGAAAACAGCTCTTTATGAGCGTAAGGAGCAGGCTATCGAGTTTGCAAAGAGATTTGCAATGAGGGATTTTCTGGATTTTGCATATAAGAAGAAGATGCTTAAAGAGCGTCAGTTTAATCTACTGAATGTTCTTTTGGATATAGAAAGGGAGTCTGAATTTTCTAAAGAGCAATTGTTTGTGACATCATATTTTAAAGTGATCTATGGTAAGTTGTCTGACAGGACTGTGGCGAATGATCTTAATTATCTTGTTTCGCAAAATTTACTAATTAAGGATGGTGACAAATACAGAATTAATCTCAACTATCTCAAGCCTGCCATATAA